CAGCTCCAACTGCTGCTCCAGCAGCTCCTCAGCTTGGGCCAGCTCAGCTGTGGGGCGGGGCCAGGGGTCCTGGGAGAGGGGGGTGTTAGGAAAGAGCATCAGCCAGGGCAGGGGGCTGAGGTTCACCGCCTCCTTCCTGTTTTTCAGCACCATTAGTTTAAGGTCATCTGTATTGCGATGCCTGCAGTACACAAGATCTTAACAGCAGTACATCTGTATTGCTTCCTGTCTTAGGCataggcctggggggagggggaagttaGAGATCACAGCCCAGGGGCTATAACTGGACTTCTGTGTGACCTATGGGAAGGGGAGAACTGGCTGTCCCAACCCGCCCTGAGAAATAATTAACTATTGGATGAGGGGAAATTCCTGTTCAAGGACTTCGTGGACtgtgcagggagggaggggtgtaGGTAGAGGGTGCCCTGAGgtctggagtggggtgggggcagggagagtgcTGGGGAATTGCGGAACTAGGCAGCATGCTCTAGGGGTGGGGGTAGTGTCTGCACTCAGCTGGCCTGTGGTACAGGGTGAGATGGGAGGGGATTCCCTGCCCCCAGTACACATTTGCCCTCCACCCTCACTCTTGGTGCCACTTACCCTGGAAGGTGACATCTGCCCAGCGCCTGTGGAGCTAGTCTTTTCTGTCCTTGCCTTGGGGCCCTGGGAGCAGCACCTCCAGGAGCCCTGGAGTGTCGGCGGCCAGGGTGGCAGGAGGAGGCGACGGCAGCAACTTCGGGAAAGCCAGGGCAAAGGGAGAACCATGGCTGGGGAGGCAAGGAGCTGTCTGAGCCACCCAACAGCCACCAGGAACTGGCTCCCTCCGGGCTGTGGCCTCGCTTCAgtgcctggccctgcccctgccctgctctaCTGCACCTGCCCGCCTCCTAACCTGGCCCCAGACAGAGTCCAGGAACTCATGTTCCCTGGTGTGGGAATGCTCCTGCCAGTTTAGGCAGAACTTGCTTTAGAACCCTGGTCCCCAGCCTACTGCATGtcttgtgtctgtttttcttagCACTGTGTGTTTTCTCACTCCTCTCAGATCTGCAAGGTAGGAATTGCATTACTGGTGGGCAGATGAGGAAATGGTCAGAGAATTTCGTTCAGCACTCAATTCAGTAAGTATGGGCTGGGGCCTGCTCTGGGCCGGATGTGCTCAAGGCTCCACAGCTGGTTGGTGGAAAAGCCAGGAAGATTCACCCCCAGGTCTACCTGACTTGAAAGCTCATACCCATTGACCTGGCTCAAGTATTGCTTCTCCCTctgtttccctttcctcttcttgCTGGCCCAGAGGGACCTTTTTCCTTGTCCCTGTTGTACATTGCACATCTTCAGTGTTTGCCTTCTCTGGTAAGTCTGGGCACTATACACTGGTACCGGTTTCAAGCTTTGTTGAACTGGTGAGCCCTCCCATCAAACCATGGAGGACATCACACTGAATTCGGAGGGAAGATGGCCTCTTCCATGGTGTGGGGGTCCAGGAACCAGAGAGGAAGACCTTCCTGCAGGTCAATCGTTTTTGAACTTGAAGGGCTGAAGCACCTTTAGATGAGGTCAGAGACCTCATGTTCCCCATTAGCTGGCAGGTTCCCATTTTTCAGTAGAAAAAGAGAATCCCTGTAAAATTTTGGAGGAGAGAAGCTTTCCTTCTTGTCTCTCGGTGATAGGGTTATACATGGTTCATTTTTGAACTGCAGTGTATGCACAGGCTAAAGTCCTACTTATTGGGACATAAGAGGCCCAAACTACTGTTGTTACAGTTAAGGGAAACTAGTATACGATTAAACAGCCCACAACATTCAACATTGAAGTGAAACTAAccacatttataaattaaaagcaaGATTAGCagctgttaagaaaataaaacgtGTGTAAGACCATCTAAATGATGCACGAATAATGAAGTATCCTTCCTGAAAATTAGACATTTCAACCATCTgagggttttaaaattttattttttatttttttatttattcatttggctgtgctgggtcttacttgaggcatgtgggatcttagttgcggcatgcaggattcagttccccgaccagggattgaacctgggccccttgcgttgggagcatggagtcttaaccactggaccaccagggaggtcccaaccATCTGAGTTTCTATTTCAGGTTATGAACTCCAAAATGGACTAACATCCAATAACTTGCAGTGTGCAGTCCTAAGTCGTGAATTATAATAGAGTCTGTGGATTTGGCTTTGTTCGTCTGTGAGAACTAAAGAAAAAGCTGGTATTTGGATCAGTTCAAATCTATTGGATGAGCTGTGGATCTCATAGTCATGGAAATGAAGGGATGAAGATAGATAAATGTAAACCTGGATTGTTactgtgtatatttatttttgttattcctGTATCTAATAGTCTTTCTTTATATAAAAGTtttacttggggcttccctggtggcgcagtggttgggagtccgcctgccgatgcaggggacacgagttcgtgccccggtccgggaggatcccacgtgccgcagagcggctgggcccgtgggccatggccactgagcctgcccgtccggagcctgtgctccgcagcgggagaggccacagcagtgagaggcccgcgtaccgcaaaagggaaaaaaaaaaaaaaaaaaaaaaaagttttacttatGTCtagtagtagttttttttttttgttttttttttttttttttttgcggtacacgggcctctcactgttgtggcctctcccgttgcggagcacaggccccggacgcgcaggctcagcggccatggctcacgggcccagccgctccgcggcatgtgggatcttcccggaccggggcacgaacccgtgtcccctgcatcggcaggcggacgctcaaccactgcgccaccagggaagccctagtagtagtttttaaattatttttatttatttatttttggctgcattgagtcttcgttgctgtgagtgggcttttttctagttgcagcgagcaggggctactctttgttgctgcgtgtgggcttctcattgcagtggcttctcttttgcggagcatgggctctaggcgcgtgagcttcagtagttgtggcacgtgggctcagtagttgtggctcttgggctctagagcgcaggctcagtagttgtaatgcatgggcttagttgctctgtggcatatgggatcttcccggaccagggcttgaaactgtgtcgcctgcattggcaggaggattcttaaccactgcaccaccagggaagccctgcatttattttaaatgaaaaaaattttattgaggtatagttgatttacaatattatgttagtttcaggtgtacaacatagtgatccataatttttacagattatactcaaTTTAAAGTTGTTACAAAGTAACGGCTATTTTTCCTTTACTGTATAATACATCCTCgtagcttgtttattttatatatagtagtttgtacctcttattcccttacccctatcttgcccctccccgttTCCCTCTCTGCattggtagccactagtttgtttctATAcctgctgtttctgttttgctatattcattcgttttattttttaaattctacatataagtgataacatacagtatttgtctttctctgacttatttcactaaacataataccctccagggtcatccatgttgttgtaaatggcaaattttcattctttttaatgactgaatagtattccattcatctgttgaatgaacacttagcttgcttccatatcttggcaattgtaaatagtgatgctatgaacattggggtgcatgtatctttttgaattagtgttttcattttcttttttttttttttaaattggagtatagttgctttacaatgttgtgttagtttctgctgtacagcaaagtgaatcagccacatgtatatatatcccctattccttggatttccttcccatttaggtcaccacagagcattgagtgttttcatcttcttttttaaaaaacataattaatttggttgcactgggtcttagttgcggcaggcaggctccttagtttcggctcacaggctccttagttgtggcacacgggctccccagttgtggcatgcatgtgggatctagttccctgaccagggatcaaacccggaccccctgcattgggagctcggagtcttatccactgtgccaccagggaagtccccatatggtagttctatttttagctttttgaggaaactccatactcttttccacagtggctgtaccaatttacattcccatcaacagcatacaagtgttcccttctctccacatcctcactaacattagctattgactttttaaaaaacatttatttatttgtttatttacttttggttgcgttgggtcttcgttgctgcgtgcgggctttctctggttgtggcgagcggggcgctactcttcattgcagtgcgcgggcttctcattgcggtggcttctcttgttgcagagcacgggctatagagcacaggctcagtagttgtggcgcatgggctttgttgctccacggcatgtggaatcttccctgaccagggcacgaacctgtgtctcctgcattggcaggcggattcttagaccctgcgccaccagggaagccctgttgactttttttttttaattatttatttaattaattatttatttttggctgtgttgggtcttcgtttctgtgcaagggctttctccagttgcggcaagcggggtcactcttcatcgtggtgcgcgggcctctcattatcgtggcctctcttgttgcggagcacaggctccaaacgcgcaggctcagtagttgtggctcacgggcctagttgctctgcggcatgtggaattttcccagaccagggctcgaacacatgtcccctacattggcaggcagattctcaaccactgcgccaccagggaagaccttgacttttttttttttttttttgcggtacgcgggcctctcaccgttgtggcctctcccgttgtggagcacaggctccggacgcggaggctcagcggctatggctcacaggcgcagccgctctgcggcatgtgggatcttcccggaccggggcacgaacccgtgtcccctgaatcggcaggcggactctcaaccactgcgccaccagggaaggacccccttgactttttgataatagttattttgacaggtatgaggtgatagctcatggtggttttgatttgcatttctcttatgattagcagtgttgaacatcttttcatgtgcctgttggccatctgtatgtcttctttagaaaaatgtctattcaggtcttctgaccattttttaattgggttgtttgtttttttgatgttgagttgtatgagctgtttatgttttatatattaaccccttatcggtcatatcaatattttctcccattcgttagtttgtctttttattttgttgatggtttcatttCCTCTGCAAAAGCTTATgaattttggacttccctggtggcgcagtggttaagaatctgcctgccaatgcaggggacatgggttcgagccctggtctgggaagatcccacatgctgcagaggaaCTAAGTTcgtgtgccactactactgagcctgggctctagagcccgtgaactacaactactgagcctatgtgccacaactactgaagcccacacacctagagtccgtgctccacaacaggagaaaccacctcaaagagaagcccgtgcaccacaacgaagagtagcccccactcgccacaactagagaatgccctcacatagcaatgaagacccaatgcagccaaaaataaataaataaatattttttaaaaaagcttatgagttttgggacttccctggtggtccagtggctgagactctgtgttcccaatgcagggggcctgagttcgatccctggtcggggaactagatcccacatgctgcaactaagtgttcgcatgctgcagctaaagatcccgcatgcttcaactaaagatcccgcatgccacaatgaagactgAAGATctggcatgccgcaactaagacatgGCGCagctaaatagataaataaatattaaaaaaaaaaaagtttatgagtTTTGggacctggcagtccagtggttaggactcgttGCTTTCACTGCCACCACTcggcgtgaccaaaaaaaaaaaaaaaaagagcttatgagagtttagttaggtcccacatggttacttttgcttttgttttgtttcctttgccttaggagacagatctgaaaaaatattgctgctatttatgtcggagagtgttctgcctgtcttctcttctaggagttttatggtttcaggtcttacatttaggtcttaaatccattttgagtttatttttatgtatggtatgaGGAAattttctaatctcattcttttacatgtagctgtcagttttcccatcaccacttgttgaagagactgtcttttttccattgtatattcttgcctccttagttGTAGATTAACTGACTAGATGTGTGAGTTtattatgtgtctgtttttgtgccagtactatgctcttttgattactgtagctttgcagaaTAATCTGAAATGAGGGAGCATGATACTTCCAGCCTTgatcttttttttcaagattgctttggcagtttCGGGTCTTTTGtggtccatataaattttaggattatttgttccagttctgtgtgtcccatagattttggatcattgtgtttttgtttcaatagtctctaggtatttttaaatttctcctttgatttcttcagtgatccattagcatgttgtttagcttccatgtgtttgtgtttcttgtagattttttcttgtagttgatttctagtctcctttgttgcctcattttggctaacttgctgtttttgtttctatgtatctGATAGATTGGTTACATTTCCTGATCTTGGaaaagtggccttttgtaggagacattATGCATCCCAGCTGTACACTCCTCTCTGGttaccagagctatatgctctaggggtgccccctatgtgggctgtgtgagtccttctgttgtggtgggcttaCTACTGTGGACCATCTAGTAGGCATGGCTGGCCCCTGGTCTGGTTGATTGCCAGGCCTTGCCTTGTGCAGAAGCTGATGGCTGCTGTTTGGCAGGGCTGGGTCATGAGGTAGCTTGTGTGGGATcccagggggtcctggggctaagctggctcactggtgggcagatCCAGGTTCGGGGGGTATGGTTGTGGGTTCGGGTTCCCGGATCTAGTGTTGGTctgctggtgagtggggctgaATGTTGGGGTGGCTGGCTGAGGAGTCTAAGGTATCCCAaagctggtgttggcctgctggtgggtggggccgggGCATGGGGGATCCCAGGACTTGTGCCCACTCACTGGGaggtggagctgggtcctggggtctctgATTGCGGGACCCTGGGGGTTCCAAAGCTGGTGTGAActtgctggatgaggctggatctcagGGCAGCAGGCTGATGGGCCCAAGGTGTCCCAGAGCAGGAGTtgacctgctggtgggcagggctggggcttaGGAAGTCCCGGGACTGGTGCCAGCCTGCTGGTGTGTTGGTTGGGTCCTGACAATGCAGGCTGCGGGGCTGTGTTGGTCCCTGGGCCAGTGTCCACCTGTtggtgggtggggttggggtCCAGATGATCCCAGGGCTGGTGCCCACTCACCAGTGGGTGAAACTGGgccctggggctagtgctggcccactggcaggcagagccaggacctggGTTCTCTGGCTGCTGGGCCCAGGTATCCCAGAACTGGTGTTGTATTGCTGGTGGATGGCACTGAGGCCCAGCAGGACCTGGGGCTGGCATCGCCCTGCTGGTAGGTGGGCTGGGTCCTGCCCTGTCAGACTCGGGGCTGTGGTGGTCCTGGGGGTGGTATCCGTTCACTGGTGGGGGGAGTTGAGGTTTAGTGGGTTCTGGTGTTGGAGCCTACTGATTGGTATGTGAGGCTGGTCCCGAGGCTGGTATCGACTTGCTGGTGGATAGTGCTGGGGCCCAGAGTGTCCTGGGGCTGATGCCTGCCCagtgatgggtggagctgggtccagGGGTTTCGGGAAGCTGGGTCCAGGGCCCTGGGAATCTTAAGTCTAGTGCCTGTGCACTTGTGTGTGGGGCTGGCTCCTGGACCCTTTGGTGGACAGGGCCATGTCTGAGGGTGGCTTTGAGCTCAAGGAGTTTAAGGCAGCCTGCCTGGGAGCCCACATCCCCTCAATCTCAccgccacacccctcccccaacacgtAATGATCCTTTTGAGGTCTGTGCAGCGTTGCATTGCCCTGGCCCGCCTCCTAGTGGAGCAAAACTTCCCAGCCATTGCCATCCTCTGTGGGATGCCCCAGGAGGAGAGGTGAGTCAGAGATGAGGAAGATGTTTTGTGTCCTTGCGAGGAAAAGAGGCCATTAAAAGAAGGGACCTTCAAcatttttctgctttcctttctcacAAAGGCTTTCTCAGTATCAACAGTTTAAAGATTTTCAACAGTGAATTCTTGTGGCCGAGGCATGGACATCGAGCGGGTGAACATTGACTTTAGAATTCCGACACCTGCCCCTGAATGTTCAACTTGTCAGCATTAGAGACCAATACTGGGCCCTGATATAGCACTGTCTCTTGAGTGACCAACTAGCTGCTAATTGACAAATTGACTTGCTTTCTGTCCCCTCTATCCTTGGAGGGCCAGAGGTTCATCTTCACTGGGACAGGCACCTATTCCATATACGGATCTTCTTTTCTGGTCCTCAGAACTTTAGCCAGCACCGCTACCTGGTGGCCATTGAAATTCCTGATGCACAGACTTGGAATTGCTCTTAGCAGGGTATCTGACCAGGGGCCAACTTCACAGTGAAGGAGGTGCAGGCTGGGCCATGACCATGAGATCCACTGGTCATATCACCGTTTGCACCACCCAGGGGCTGCCAGCCACACAGAATGCTGGACAGGCCTTCTGAAGATGCAACTAAAGCTCCATCTTTGAGGAAACATCTTGAAGGGATGGGGATACATCTTTCTGGACGCAGTGTATTATTAAATCAGAGACCTTTATATAGTGCCATGTTCTCAATAGGAAAATAAGGTGGGTCCAGGACCAAGGTTTGGAAACAGGTGTCACCCCATTTACCATTACTTTCAATCACCCACGGGGGGGATTTTACACTTTCTGCCTTCACATCTCCACAGGGTTGGGGGTCCTGGTTCTCAAAAGGGGCACTTTTATAAGGTGTACCACAAGGATACCATGGAACTACACCTCTACACATTACTGTTGCCTCCAGAGAAGTTTGGACTCCATGTGCCCAGAGACCAGCAGGTAAGAAGAGGAGTTCCCTCTTCTCGAGGAAGGAGTAATTTACCCTAATCTGCAGAAAGGGGTGGAGCTACTACCACACAATGAGGGCAGGAGGAATCCATTCAGAAGTGGTGGTAGACTGGGCGCTTCCTGGTTCTCTCACGTTCCCTGCAATTTGAACAGACAAATGCAGCAACCCAGCCTGAGAAAGGCTGCTCAAGCTGCCATGACAGAATACCATCGGCTGGGatacttaaaaacagaaattaatttgttcacagttctggagcctggaagtccaagatcaagatgccagcagggtTAGTGTCTGGtggggcctctcttcctggcttgcagacagtgACCTCACAGCCTTTCCTCTGTGAGCACAGGGGAATTGAAAAAGGgaatggaattccctggtggtccagtgattaggactccatactttcactgccgagggcccgggtttgatccctggtcggggaactaagatcccacaagccacttgGCATGGCCAAAGCACCacccccagcaaaaaaaaaagaagaaaagaaaaaacaaaaaggctatctctggtgtctcttgctcttcttttttttttttttttttaatta
The DNA window shown above is from Phocoena phocoena chromosome 10, mPhoPho1.1, whole genome shotgun sequence and carries:
- the MCCD1 gene encoding mitochondrial coiled-coil domain protein 1, which encodes MVLPLPWLSRSCCRRLLLPPWPPTLQGSWRCCSQGPKARTEKTSSTGAGQMSPSRDPWPRPTAELAQAEELLEQQLELYQALLEGQEGAWEAQALVLKIQKLKEQMRRHRESLGEDT